A region of Maridesulfovibrio sp. DNA encodes the following proteins:
- a CDS encoding nucleoside transporter C-terminal domain-containing protein — protein MIQSLAGLLGLIFIAWLFSESRKDLSMKNILSGLILQFGVAVLMLKVPFFSDLVMYLNHAVDALQQATQAGTSFVFGYLGGAPLPFTENSPGASWTLAFRALPLILVVSALSALLFYWRVIPVVVKFFSLALQKTMDIGGALGLGVASNIFVGMVEAPIIIGPYVKSMSRSELMTLMISGMATISGTVLVLYASILNPVLPGAIGHILTASIISAPAAILISRVMVPEHKNHQGEDGLNIKSNASSSMDAMVKGTSDGVTLLINVVAMLLVLVALVALINQVLAFLPDIFGEQLTLQRILGFIMWPVVWLMGIPASEAYTASSLMGTKTILNEFLAYLQMAGLPEGTLSPRSTIIMTYAMCGFANLGSLGILIGGLITIAPSRKDEIVDLGSKSVIGGTLATCMTGAIVGLLY, from the coding sequence ATGATTCAAAGCCTGGCCGGACTGTTGGGACTAATCTTTATAGCATGGCTTTTCAGCGAAAGCAGGAAAGACTTAAGCATGAAAAACATACTCAGCGGACTGATTCTACAGTTCGGAGTTGCCGTACTTATGCTCAAAGTTCCGTTTTTCAGCGACCTTGTCATGTACTTGAACCATGCTGTAGACGCCCTGCAACAGGCCACACAAGCCGGAACCAGTTTTGTGTTCGGCTATCTGGGAGGAGCTCCCCTGCCGTTCACAGAGAACTCACCGGGAGCAAGCTGGACTCTGGCCTTCCGCGCCCTGCCGCTTATCCTTGTGGTCAGTGCCCTTTCTGCTCTTCTTTTCTATTGGAGAGTCATCCCGGTAGTGGTCAAATTTTTTTCTCTGGCCCTGCAAAAAACCATGGACATAGGCGGAGCGCTCGGGCTCGGTGTTGCATCCAATATTTTCGTAGGCATGGTCGAAGCGCCGATAATCATTGGTCCCTATGTGAAAAGCATGAGCCGCAGCGAACTTATGACCCTGATGATCAGCGGCATGGCAACCATATCCGGCACAGTACTGGTGCTGTACGCCTCGATACTCAACCCGGTACTTCCCGGTGCCATAGGCCACATCCTGACCGCCTCCATCATCAGCGCCCCGGCAGCAATCCTCATCTCACGGGTAATGGTCCCGGAGCATAAAAACCATCAGGGAGAGGACGGCCTGAATATAAAAAGCAATGCCTCCAGTTCCATGGACGCAATGGTCAAAGGGACATCGGATGGAGTTACTCTTCTCATCAACGTTGTAGCCATGCTGCTGGTACTGGTCGCCCTTGTAGCCCTGATAAATCAGGTTCTGGCATTCCTGCCGGATATTTTCGGAGAACAGCTGACCCTACAACGCATTCTCGGCTTCATCATGTGGCCCGTAGTATGGCTGATGGGAATTCCAGCCAGTGAAGCCTATACAGCTTCCTCGCTCATGGGGACCAAGACAATCCTCAACGAATTTCTTGCCTATCTGCAAATGGCAGGACTCCCGGAAGGAACACTCTCACCACGCTCGACCATCATCATGACCTACGCCATGTGCGGCTTTGCCAACCTCGGCAGCCTTGGAATACTGATCGGCGGACTGATCACCATCGCGCCATCGCGTAAAGATGAAATCGTGGATTTAGGGAGCAAATCAGTTATCGGCGGGACGCTGGCAACATGTATGACCGGGGCGATCGTAGGATTACTTTATTGA
- a CDS encoding SLC13 family permease produces MEFSVTYIYERLPLILLFVTGYVLYRVAASACLPEFIAARAVRFSRGRADLLLLSLIVVSALLSMFIPNAVTVLAMIPVIRKLDDELESMTTPLTLSIIYGANIGGMGSIIGSPANLLLIGALDLFKIPGREHITFFNWFEWALPLVLMMLVLAWLVIRFSVSGRTGRIINIEEERPILPNQRKGVRAFGLFMLYWSVSSIVVEAAPVLKEYEPLAAILFSVAFCGYIFGTGMLRSLDMVQGVPKRGVLLLGLLGVLIVLVRIFRLDEQAADVFTTLLGFLGRSGDGYGVYLATALTVIFLTEFLSNTVVSTAFFAVIVHVGMIYALNPLPLMILVSAASTCAFMTPVATPCNSLAVGEMRGMSIRTMFQLGMVLNVLGAVLLSFWIWCVVTRVYV; encoded by the coding sequence ATGGAATTCTCTGTTACATATATATATGAAAGACTGCCCCTGATTCTTCTCTTTGTCACCGGGTATGTTCTGTACCGGGTAGCGGCTTCGGCCTGCTTACCGGAATTCATCGCCGCACGGGCGGTGCGATTCAGCCGGGGCAGGGCCGATCTGTTGCTTCTTTCGCTTATTGTTGTGTCTGCGTTGCTCTCTATGTTTATACCCAATGCGGTCACCGTACTGGCCATGATTCCGGTCATCCGTAAACTGGATGATGAGTTGGAATCCATGACTACGCCCCTTACGCTTTCAATTATATATGGTGCGAACATCGGGGGGATGGGGTCAATCATAGGCAGTCCTGCTAATCTATTGTTAATCGGAGCGCTGGATCTGTTCAAGATCCCCGGCCGGGAGCACATAACCTTTTTTAACTGGTTTGAGTGGGCTTTGCCGCTGGTGCTTATGATGCTTGTATTGGCATGGCTGGTGATTCGGTTTTCTGTTTCCGGCAGAACTGGCAGGATTATTAATATTGAAGAGGAAAGACCTATTCTTCCGAATCAACGCAAAGGTGTCCGTGCTTTCGGCCTGTTTATGCTCTACTGGAGTGTATCGTCAATTGTTGTGGAAGCGGCGCCTGTGTTGAAGGAGTATGAACCGCTGGCGGCAATCCTGTTTTCTGTTGCCTTTTGCGGATATATTTTCGGAACCGGGATGCTGCGCTCACTCGATATGGTTCAGGGGGTTCCCAAGCGGGGAGTTTTGCTTCTGGGATTGCTTGGAGTGCTGATTGTATTGGTGCGGATATTCAGATTGGATGAGCAGGCCGCAGATGTTTTTACAACTCTCCTTGGTTTTCTGGGCAGGAGTGGAGATGGCTACGGTGTTTATCTGGCGACGGCCCTGACAGTGATATTCTTGACTGAATTTTTAAGTAACACAGTAGTATCCACAGCCTTCTTTGCTGTCATAGTTCATGTGGGGATGATCTATGCATTGAATCCACTGCCATTAATGATCCTTGTTTCTGCCGCTTCAACCTGCGCTTTTATGACTCCGGTGGCAACCCCATGCAACAGTCTTGCTGTCGGAGAAATGCGTGGAATGTCCATACGGACAATGTTTCAATTAGGAATGGTTTTAAATGTCTTGGGAGCTGTTTTGCTATCATTTTGGATATGGTGCGTAGTTACGCGGGTATATGTTTAG
- a CDS encoding HD domain-containing phosphohydrolase: MSSDTENQNAGLEEFLQISFNILNTFGSKLPVSLCIHDDEFQRVVPLFSKGTRLSDKKQELVNNYCNEGNLFISKEDYASLAGHISQNLGALLTEHFLDEAAAAEIFYDGVLEKVRAFYSNPIGETLSELNTVLAVFCEYVWVDPNRWTFFFNTLKREKDICCHAVNTLFVGTSIYLKIIYKPGEKMDLKPLAMGLVLHDLGMTQIPSAVSAKPSKLLYKERMRMQEHVDISEKMLNRLEIRDETIKSCVFDHHERIDGSGYPKGRKGDAISLEARVCAISDAFCGMISDRHHRPGLNPILAAIILTESKTKYDTSLTTSLISFIISNNPDMKALLQDKAKMQQLRAIALQKAAQ, translated from the coding sequence ATGAGTAGCGACACCGAGAACCAGAATGCCGGATTAGAAGAATTCCTGCAAATCAGTTTCAACATATTGAATACCTTCGGGAGTAAACTTCCGGTATCATTATGTATACATGATGATGAATTCCAACGCGTCGTTCCTCTTTTTTCCAAAGGCACCAGACTTTCAGACAAGAAACAGGAGCTGGTAAACAATTACTGCAATGAAGGAAACCTGTTCATCTCCAAAGAGGATTATGCTTCACTGGCCGGACACATCAGCCAGAACCTAGGTGCATTGTTGACTGAGCATTTTTTAGACGAAGCCGCTGCAGCAGAAATTTTCTATGATGGAGTATTGGAAAAGGTACGTGCATTTTATTCCAATCCCATAGGGGAAACCCTCTCCGAACTTAATACTGTACTCGCAGTTTTCTGCGAATACGTATGGGTGGACCCAAACAGATGGACATTTTTTTTCAATACCCTGAAAAGAGAAAAAGATATCTGCTGCCATGCCGTAAACACTCTCTTTGTAGGGACATCCATCTACCTGAAAATTATTTACAAACCAGGGGAAAAGATGGATCTGAAACCTCTGGCAATGGGGCTGGTCCTCCACGATTTGGGCATGACCCAGATCCCGTCCGCCGTATCCGCCAAGCCATCAAAATTACTTTACAAAGAAAGAATGCGCATGCAGGAACATGTGGATATTTCTGAAAAGATGCTCAACCGTCTCGAAATACGCGATGAAACCATAAAATCCTGTGTCTTTGACCATCATGAACGCATAGACGGCAGTGGGTATCCAAAAGGGCGCAAGGGAGATGCCATTTCCCTGGAAGCAAGGGTATGCGCTATTTCAGACGCATTTTGCGGCATGATTTCAGATCGGCATCATCGGCCCGGCCTTAACCCCATTCTCGCCGCGATCATCCTTACAGAAAGCAAGACCAAATACGATACTTCTCTGACAACCTCTTTGATTTCATTCATTATATCCAACAACCCGGACATGAAAGCACTGCTCCAGGATAAGGCAAAAATGCAGCAGCTTCGAGCAATAGCCTTGCAGAAAGCAGCTCAATAA
- a CDS encoding chloride channel protein, which translates to MFKIANGIDKAELKHFLHRRAPSRNAALILAAIAIGCCSAFAAVALNKALEFLTMLRKTNSHHWWMFLLPAVGAGTALILSRKVFKESGGHGVGEVIAKVGLKQGILRPISILSSLLTSLLTIASGGSAGPEAPVVVSGAAMGSNLSRLCKMSGQSRMTLIGCGAAGSISAIFNAPVTGMIFAVEIILGEWTPYHLIPIAISSVVATQTSRILEGNIIPFNDQFPPMGVTDLGTSIMLALLAALISVAFVRSIRQVGSVCSALSNKPWLKAAAGGLAVGIIGIFYPLALGEGYDSIKMAIHGALPSGIGIVALMVGLRIATASLTLGSGGLGGIFAPCLVIGSLFGTLYYRLIAQFIPQHLLTGEGSYALLGMAGIVSGVMQAPLTSVFLVLEITHGYQDVMHIMTVTFLSSMLTHAFEPSSFYFKDLVEKGQLLRPKTDEKILADIDAGQLVRKATANACPQMTVSEFLKVLASTSQTHIPIINNETKEFMGMVDVVSARSSIFDPEQQQSNIGEVAIDRNAPQIESGMGAAEILEIMNRSGKRTLPVINDGDFAGFISKEDILAAYRGEMKSYAKSDNLF; encoded by the coding sequence ATGTTTAAGATAGCTAACGGAATAGATAAAGCAGAGCTGAAGCATTTTCTGCACAGAAGAGCCCCCTCGCGCAATGCAGCCCTGATTCTGGCGGCAATTGCTATCGGCTGCTGCTCGGCATTTGCCGCAGTAGCCCTGAACAAGGCACTTGAATTCCTGACCATGCTGCGCAAAACAAATTCCCACCATTGGTGGATGTTCCTGCTGCCTGCTGTCGGTGCGGGCACAGCCCTCATCCTTAGCCGAAAAGTTTTCAAGGAGTCTGGCGGACACGGAGTGGGTGAGGTTATAGCCAAGGTGGGGCTGAAACAGGGAATTCTACGTCCGATTTCAATTCTCAGCTCTCTTTTGACCAGCCTGTTGACCATCGCCAGCGGCGGTTCTGCCGGACCGGAAGCCCCGGTTGTAGTCAGCGGAGCGGCTATGGGTTCCAACCTTTCCCGGCTCTGCAAAATGAGCGGACAGTCCCGCATGACCCTAATCGGTTGCGGTGCAGCCGGTTCAATCTCAGCCATATTCAACGCCCCGGTAACCGGGATGATCTTTGCCGTTGAAATAATCCTCGGGGAATGGACACCTTACCACTTAATCCCCATTGCCATATCATCTGTTGTAGCGACCCAGACATCACGTATTCTGGAGGGTAATATCATTCCCTTCAATGATCAGTTCCCGCCCATGGGGGTTACCGATCTGGGGACATCCATCATGCTGGCCCTGTTGGCAGCCCTTATTTCAGTGGCTTTTGTGCGTTCCATCAGGCAGGTCGGATCAGTCTGCTCCGCATTAAGCAACAAACCATGGCTCAAAGCTGCTGCCGGTGGACTGGCTGTAGGCATAATTGGTATTTTCTATCCTCTGGCTCTCGGAGAGGGCTACGATTCCATCAAAATGGCTATCCACGGAGCCCTGCCTTCCGGCATAGGCATCGTCGCCCTGATGGTTGGCCTGCGCATTGCAACCGCTTCACTCACTCTGGGCAGCGGTGGTTTGGGCGGAATATTCGCGCCCTGCCTGGTTATCGGATCACTTTTCGGAACCTTATATTACCGGCTAATCGCCCAGTTTATCCCCCAGCACCTACTTACCGGGGAAGGTTCATATGCTTTACTGGGCATGGCCGGAATTGTCAGCGGAGTGATGCAGGCGCCACTGACCAGCGTTTTTTTGGTGCTGGAAATAACTCACGGTTATCAGGATGTCATGCACATCATGACCGTCACTTTCCTTTCTTCCATGCTCACCCATGCTTTTGAGCCGTCATCTTTCTACTTCAAGGATCTGGTTGAAAAAGGCCAGTTGCTCCGCCCCAAGACCGATGAAAAAATCCTTGCCGATATTGATGCCGGGCAACTTGTACGTAAAGCCACGGCCAACGCCTGCCCGCAAATGACAGTAAGCGAATTTTTGAAAGTTCTGGCCAGCACAAGCCAGACTCACATCCCCATCATAAACAACGAAACCAAGGAATTCATGGGCATGGTGGATGTGGTTTCAGCCCGCTCTTCAATCTTCGACCCCGAACAACAGCAAAGCAATATCGGTGAAGTAGCCATCGACAGGAATGCTCCACAGATCGAAAGCGGAATGGGAGCAGCCGAAATCCTGGAAATAATGAATCGCAGCGGCAAGCGCACCCTGCCGGTTATCAATGACGGGGACTTTGCAGGTTTCATCAGCAAAGAAGATATTCTGGCTGCATACAGAGGCGAGATGAAATCATACGCAAAAAGCGACAATCTTTTTTAG
- the queD gene encoding 6-carboxytetrahydropterin synthase QueD: MSKGKWKLKVKKDFSSAHQLRNYGGKCENMHGHNFGVEVEVEGDHLDAKVEILMDFKELKKELNEVLDTLDHKHLNSLEYFEHRNPSSENIARYIYEEMKKRVESEHVRMVFASVSEKDSSVATYFEE; encoded by the coding sequence ATGTCCAAGGGAAAATGGAAACTTAAAGTAAAGAAGGACTTCAGCTCAGCGCACCAGCTCCGTAACTACGGCGGCAAGTGCGAGAACATGCACGGCCACAACTTCGGTGTCGAGGTGGAGGTAGAAGGCGATCACCTTGATGCCAAGGTGGAGATTCTAATGGACTTCAAAGAGCTTAAAAAAGAACTGAACGAAGTGCTGGACACTCTGGATCACAAACACTTGAACAGCCTCGAATATTTCGAGCACCGCAATCCATCATCCGAGAACATCGCCCGCTATATCTATGAGGAAATGAAAAAAAGGGTTGAGAGCGAGCATGTGCGCATGGTCTTTGCTTCGGTTTCCGAAAAAGACTCTTCCGTGGCAACTTACTTCGAGGAATAA
- the dnaE gene encoding DNA polymerase III subunit alpha, with protein sequence MSEFVHLHVHTEYSLLDGAIRIKDLCQQAKDFGMPAVAITDHGSMFGAVTFYMTAMDMGIKPIIGCEVYVAPGDIDDELAHTRKDKKGRHHLVLLAKNQQGYKNIIKLCSLGFLEGFHYKPRVSKYLLNKYSEGIIALSACLAGEVPRALMNEGLDAGIEMAKTYADIFPGNFYLEVQANGLKEQDDLNELLYKCAEQTGLPLVATNDCHYLTKEDYEAHDLLLCIQTQTTVDAEKRFRMGTDQLYFKPQEEFEEYFAHVPEAIANTQKIAEMCNLEIELGNYYFPEYDLPEGMTIETEFVRLCKEGLQKRIKNAPYEIDEEKYWERLDYELGVINEMGFPAYFLIVQDFINWAKDNRIPVGPGRGSAAGSIVAWALRITNLDPIPYDLLFERFLNVERVSMPDIDVDFCERRRLEVVKYCSEKYGWDHVAQITTYGTMKTKAVIKDVGRAMGMHFSETDPIAKLVPDDPAVIAQGLGVKKAKITVPNAVEAIPELGNMVATDPKIAKLMDIATRLEGMSRHASTHAAGVVISDKPMTDYLPLYKGKKGEIVTQYDMKKVEKVGLIKFDFLGLRTMTVIEDCLDIIRLQGKEAPDLDTLTLDDQDTFDIFCKGDTDGVFQVESSGMRKYLRMLRPSCFEDIIAMLALYRPGPLGSGMVDEFIKRKHGEIEVTYLWPTLEPSLKPTYGVIVYQEQVMGAAMTIANYSLGEGDLLRRAMGKKIPEEMAKHRVRFVEGAKENEIPEQVANDIFDLMEQFAAYGFNKSHSAAYALISYYTAYLKAHFPVEFMAALMSTEMNNTEKIIMYINACRDMDVTVRQPDINLGMARFSVYEGDIIYGMAGIKNVGEEAIDEIVEERQTNGPFKDFVDFVTRVNLRRVTKRVIEYLIRAGAFDSMGLTRSGLIASLDKAVSYGQKKNKEKESGMINMLDMLGGGGEAEEPAAVSFEEFNMPEMDDKEMQRLEKEALGFYLTCHPLLSYRNEMNRLGLQTVEDCPNMAHEAQVRLGVIITGYKEIITKKSGKKMAFATIEDMTGSGELIIFPKTYEEVHQYLDQDIPLLIKGKVDNPPPEEGQEEAPPESKVMADEISPLENAQAGCQEAVPLSVHHTLCTEEGITELKAILAGYPGSAPVTLQMFLEDSVCTLRLGHSYKIRPNGDFWKEFNQWRKNGNGKAKLQ encoded by the coding sequence ATGTCAGAATTCGTTCATCTGCACGTCCACACGGAATACAGTCTGTTGGACGGTGCCATCCGTATTAAAGACCTTTGCCAGCAGGCCAAGGATTTCGGCATGCCTGCCGTTGCCATCACCGACCATGGTTCCATGTTCGGGGCAGTCACCTTTTACATGACTGCCATGGATATGGGCATCAAGCCGATTATCGGTTGTGAAGTCTATGTTGCGCCCGGCGATATTGATGACGAACTGGCTCATACGCGAAAAGACAAAAAAGGCCGTCACCATCTGGTATTGCTTGCTAAGAACCAGCAGGGCTACAAAAACATCATCAAACTCTGTTCGCTCGGTTTTCTCGAAGGATTCCATTACAAGCCCCGCGTCAGCAAATACCTGCTCAACAAATACAGTGAAGGGATTATCGCACTTTCGGCCTGCCTTGCGGGGGAAGTTCCCCGCGCCCTGATGAATGAGGGACTTGATGCCGGCATAGAAATGGCAAAGACTTATGCTGATATCTTCCCCGGAAACTTCTACCTCGAAGTGCAGGCCAACGGACTCAAAGAACAGGACGATCTCAACGAACTGCTCTATAAATGCGCAGAACAGACCGGATTGCCTCTGGTTGCTACAAACGACTGCCACTACCTGACCAAAGAAGATTACGAAGCCCATGACCTGCTCCTGTGCATTCAGACCCAGACCACGGTTGATGCGGAGAAACGCTTCCGCATGGGTACCGACCAGCTTTACTTCAAACCACAGGAAGAGTTTGAAGAATACTTCGCCCATGTGCCGGAAGCCATAGCCAATACCCAGAAAATTGCTGAAATGTGCAACCTCGAAATCGAACTGGGCAACTACTATTTCCCGGAATACGATCTCCCCGAGGGCATGACCATTGAAACAGAATTTGTGCGACTCTGTAAGGAAGGTCTTCAAAAACGTATTAAAAACGCACCATATGAGATCGACGAGGAAAAGTACTGGGAACGCCTTGATTACGAATTGGGCGTCATTAATGAAATGGGATTCCCGGCCTACTTCCTTATCGTTCAGGATTTCATCAACTGGGCCAAAGACAACCGCATCCCTGTCGGGCCGGGTCGTGGTTCGGCTGCAGGTTCTATCGTTGCATGGGCTTTGAGGATTACCAACCTCGACCCTATCCCTTACGACCTGCTCTTTGAAAGATTTCTTAACGTGGAGCGTGTCTCCATGCCTGATATCGACGTCGACTTCTGCGAACGGCGCCGACTGGAAGTAGTCAAATACTGCTCAGAGAAATACGGCTGGGATCACGTTGCCCAGATCACCACCTACGGAACTATGAAAACCAAGGCGGTAATCAAGGACGTAGGCCGGGCCATGGGCATGCATTTTTCCGAGACCGATCCCATCGCCAAACTTGTCCCGGATGATCCGGCAGTCATTGCGCAGGGGCTGGGAGTAAAAAAAGCCAAGATTACCGTGCCGAACGCGGTAGAGGCCATACCAGAACTCGGCAACATGGTCGCAACCGATCCGAAAATCGCCAAGCTCATGGATATTGCCACCCGGCTGGAAGGCATGTCCCGCCATGCGTCCACCCATGCTGCCGGAGTTGTTATCTCCGACAAACCCATGACTGACTATCTGCCCCTTTACAAAGGTAAAAAGGGCGAAATCGTGACCCAGTACGACATGAAAAAAGTCGAAAAAGTCGGCCTGATCAAGTTTGACTTTCTGGGACTGCGCACCATGACCGTTATCGAGGACTGCCTCGATATCATCCGGCTGCAGGGTAAGGAAGCCCCTGATCTGGACACCCTGACCCTTGATGATCAGGACACTTTTGATATTTTCTGCAAAGGGGACACCGACGGGGTTTTTCAGGTCGAGTCTTCCGGCATGCGTAAATACCTGCGCATGCTCCGCCCGAGCTGTTTTGAGGACATCATCGCGATGCTCGCCCTATACCGTCCGGGTCCGCTCGGCTCCGGTATGGTTGATGAATTCATTAAACGTAAGCATGGCGAAATTGAAGTAACCTACCTCTGGCCGACCCTCGAGCCCAGCCTCAAGCCTACATACGGGGTCATAGTTTATCAGGAACAGGTTATGGGCGCGGCCATGACCATTGCCAACTACTCTCTAGGTGAGGGTGACCTGCTCCGACGGGCTATGGGTAAGAAAATCCCGGAGGAAATGGCAAAACACAGGGTCCGCTTTGTTGAAGGCGCCAAGGAAAACGAAATTCCGGAGCAGGTAGCCAACGACATTTTCGACCTCATGGAACAGTTCGCGGCCTATGGTTTCAACAAATCACATTCCGCAGCCTATGCGCTGATTTCATATTATACGGCCTATCTCAAAGCCCATTTCCCGGTGGAGTTCATGGCTGCACTCATGAGTACTGAAATGAACAACACCGAGAAGATTATCATGTACATTAACGCCTGCCGGGACATGGACGTTACCGTACGCCAGCCGGATATCAACCTCGGCATGGCCCGTTTTTCAGTGTATGAAGGCGATATCATCTACGGCATGGCAGGAATCAAGAATGTCGGAGAAGAAGCTATTGACGAGATTGTTGAGGAGCGCCAGACCAACGGCCCTTTCAAGGATTTCGTGGATTTCGTCACCCGCGTGAACCTGCGCCGGGTAACCAAGCGCGTAATCGAATACCTGATCCGTGCCGGGGCTTTTGATTCCATGGGCCTGACCCGCTCCGGCCTGATAGCTTCCCTGGACAAGGCTGTTTCCTACGGTCAGAAGAAAAACAAGGAAAAGGAATCCGGCATGATCAACATGCTGGATATGCTCGGCGGAGGAGGCGAAGCCGAGGAACCTGCAGCTGTCAGTTTTGAAGAATTCAACATGCCGGAAATGGATGACAAGGAAATGCAACGCCTTGAAAAAGAAGCGCTCGGCTTCTACCTGACCTGCCATCCCCTGCTTTCCTATCGCAATGAAATGAACCGCCTAGGCCTGCAGACAGTTGAAGACTGCCCGAACATGGCCCACGAAGCGCAGGTCAGGCTGGGAGTCATCATCACCGGATACAAGGAAATCATCACCAAGAAATCAGGTAAGAAAATGGCCTTTGCCACCATTGAGGACATGACCGGATCAGGCGAACTAATCATTTTCCCCAAAACCTACGAAGAGGTACACCAGTATCTGGATCAGGACATTCCCCTGCTGATCAAAGGCAAGGTGGACAACCCTCCGCCGGAAGAAGGACAGGAGGAAGCCCCGCCTGAATCAAAAGTCATGGCCGATGAAATTTCACCGCTGGAGAACGCGCAGGCCGGATGTCAGGAGGCTGTTCCGCTTTCAGTGCACCACACCCTATGTACCGAGGAAGGCATTACCGAACTGAAAGCAATCCTCGCCGGATACCCCGGTTCAGCACCGGTGACACTGCAGATGTTTTTGGAAGACTCCGTCTGCACCCTGCGCCTCGGGCATAGTTACAAGATACGCCCCAATGGAGACTTCTGGAAAGAATTCAACCAATGGCGCAAAAATGGAAACGGAAAAGCAAAATTGCAGTAA
- the dtd gene encoding D-aminoacyl-tRNA deacylase — MRLVIQRTSGGKVEVDGTTVGEIGSGIMVLAGFGKNDTEKLPGSKVWNTLIDKMIGLRIFEDEEGRMNRSLADIGGDVLLVSQFTLYASCKKGRRPSFTGAAAPQLANDLFDRLVADVSEKSPAKVATGQFGAMMNVDFVNWGPVTIILDSEDFI; from the coding sequence ATGCGGTTGGTCATTCAAAGAACCAGCGGCGGAAAGGTTGAGGTAGACGGGACCACAGTAGGCGAAATCGGCTCTGGCATCATGGTCTTAGCCGGATTCGGTAAAAACGACACCGAAAAACTGCCCGGCTCTAAAGTCTGGAACACACTTATCGATAAGATGATTGGATTGCGTATCTTTGAGGATGAAGAAGGACGCATGAACCGTTCCCTTGCAGATATCGGCGGAGACGTGCTGCTGGTTTCCCAATTCACCCTTTACGCATCATGCAAAAAAGGGCGCAGACCTTCATTCACCGGGGCTGCTGCGCCGCAATTGGCCAATGATCTTTTTGATCGACTGGTAGCTGATGTTTCGGAAAAATCTCCTGCAAAAGTAGCAACCGGACAATTCGGTGCTATGATGAATGTAGATTTTGTCAACTGGGGTCCGGTGACCATCATATTGGATTCTGAGGATTTTATCTAA
- a CDS encoding AEC family transporter, producing MLVIALSALTPLLMMILAGYFTYRYMVLPENSAEVLNGFVYYFTLPALLFCSLATTPFDEIAQGRFIAGYMLALLVIYIVGFLASKFILKGHFTENTMRACSACFPNSGYLGLPIMMYLFDGSRQALLATTLGIILPIVIVILIVSSFALHHADKSQPRIRIVWDIVLSMCKAPMIGASLIGAVFSFMQYELPDFLETGLHNFGMASVPCALFSVGILLAKNKMEMKVMNIGMVNFIKLIIHPLLTAMCLLAFGVKGTMLLMGILLTGMPVAAISCVLAESNKTLEAETSATFLFSMVLYIPMLYLTLLVTDMWGLSLV from the coding sequence ATGCTTGTAATTGCTCTATCGGCTTTGACGCCTCTATTGATGATGATTTTGGCTGGGTATTTTACCTACCGCTACATGGTACTGCCTGAAAACTCAGCAGAAGTACTAAACGGTTTCGTATATTACTTTACTTTGCCAGCTCTTCTATTTTGCTCCCTCGCCACAACTCCTTTTGATGAGATTGCACAGGGGCGGTTTATTGCGGGTTATATGCTCGCCTTGCTAGTGATTTATATTGTGGGGTTTTTAGCTTCAAAGTTTATACTTAAGGGACATTTTACTGAAAACACCATGCGGGCCTGCTCTGCGTGTTTCCCAAATTCAGGCTATCTCGGCCTGCCGATAATGATGTATCTCTTTGATGGCTCCAGACAGGCGTTACTTGCAACAACGCTCGGGATTATTCTCCCGATTGTCATCGTGATTCTAATTGTGTCGAGTTTTGCGTTGCACCATGCTGATAAGTCTCAACCACGCATCAGAATTGTCTGGGATATAGTGCTGTCCATGTGTAAGGCTCCTATGATTGGAGCATCATTAATTGGTGCCGTTTTTTCTTTTATGCAATACGAGTTGCCTGATTTTCTTGAAACCGGCCTTCATAATTTCGGTATGGCATCAGTACCTTGTGCTTTATTTTCTGTAGGTATTCTTCTGGCAAAGAATAAAATGGAAATGAAGGTTATGAACATCGGGATGGTTAATTTCATCAAATTAATAATTCATCCCTTGCTCACTGCTATGTGTCTTCTGGCATTCGGGGTTAAAGGTACAATGTTATTGATGGGGATTCTGCTGACTGGAATGCCTGTTGCGGCTATTTCATGCGTATTGGCTGAATCCAATAAGACCCTTGAAGCAGAGACATCGGCCACATTCCTTTTTTCCATGGTACTATACATACCGATGCTGTATCTGACTTTACTGGTAACTGATATGTGGGGGCTATCTCTGGTTTGA